The Pangasianodon hypophthalmus isolate fPanHyp1 chromosome 13, fPanHyp1.pri, whole genome shotgun sequence genome includes a window with the following:
- the LOC113523788 gene encoding GTPase IMAP family member 4, translating to MGEPRGSLSHDHSQSPSLSPLQTISLVLIGEKEAGKSAAGNAILGTVAFDQVGVRTRKSVRGEGVVRGRRVVVVDTPGWDWFNLSGSSASPVAVRKEIVSGMTLCHPGAHALLLVVPLSFSFSARERHVVEEHVDLFGPEAWRHALVLFTVMDTKRLRDSALQDEVELNSELQKLVEKCGGRYHALHGRPKRGEDQVADLLSKIQKMAFADGESMLLSDQVLQWYREREEQEKRREEEERRKREEKMQRVKQSRRKKEMEKRTRGERLKDNETEENRQQKRDVKKEMNGTELQEPSVTVRDRTYFTEVCKTQ from the exons ATGGGAGAACCACGAGGATCACTCAGTCACG ACCATTCTCAGTCCCCGTCCCTGTCCCCTCTCCAGACCATAAGCCTGGTCCTGATTGGTGAGAAAGAGGCGGGGAAGAGTGCAGCCGGAAATGCCATCCTGGGCACCGTGGCCTTTGATCAGGTCGGGGTGAGGACCAGGAAAAGCGTGCGTGGAGAAGGTGTGGTGAGGGGAAGGCGTGTAGTGGTGGTGGACACACCAGGCTGGGACTGGTTTAACCTGAGCGGCTCCTCAGCTTCCCCCGTCGCTGTGAGGAAGGAGATCGTCTCAGGTATGACCCTGTGCCACCCAGGTGCTCACGCTCTGCTGCTGGTGGTTCCTCTGTCGTTCTCCTTCTCCGCAAGGGAGCGCCATGTTGTGGAGGAACATGTAGATCTGTTCGGACCAGAAGCCTGGAGACACGCGCTGGTCCTGTTCACTGTGATGGACACCAAGCGCCTCCGTGACTCCGCCCTGCAGGATGAGGTGGAGTTGAATAGCGAGCTGCAAAAGCTGGTGGAGAAGTGTGGCGGGCGGTACCACGCTCTCCATGGGAGACCCAAGAGAGGAGAAGATCAGGTCGCCGATCTTTTGTCTAAAATCCAAAAGATGGCGTTTGCTGATGGCGAATCGATGCTCCTCAGTGACCAAGTTCTCCAGTGGtatagggagagagaggagcaggagaagagaagagaagaagaagagaggaggaagagagaagagaagatgcAAAGAGTCAAGCAGTCTCGCCGGAagaaggagatggagaagaGGACGAGAGGAGAGAGATTAAAAGACAATGAAACAGAGGAGAACAGACAGCAGAAAAGAGACGTTAAGAAGGAAATGAacg GTACAGAGCTTCAGGAGCCGTCAGTGACTGTGCGAGACAGGACTTATTTCACTGAGGTCTGTAAGACACAGTAG
- the apol gene encoding apolipoprotein L4: MGSTIREKLQEQLGEYISDTLKYSETVKEFCDGESKWTLQRETELDMMRDIKDRADQITLKFDHVQKAEDKAKALGEYMWSGLTQVTADSRKQELEKELGEVLKNTLEGLEKLQHFLDAVEKLAVTSLFVFMGESFMPKGVSSMSVRSVISAARIVSPLLIHFKRDAGAFFLPSLSNVEVLAFQLDKYIRITQQICAKMEKKSKSVSCYEGAHEWKNGKSSLKFNLNMSEESLQKLYDHLVQLTKIRMDESFRLTFLFDVKAQDFIFIFSERHSRMLEFLADLEKAAVELDKMKKGSNISTVAGSSVGIAGGVLSIVGLALAPVTAGVSLALTLTGVGLGVTSGVNGIVTGITEMAVNSHHGKNANNIFVRFMEDVQKILDCMEEVASSEGPAAAPHGVTTAVEVGKLASRAGAVGKGIDAIVDGASAVKALRSEVVIAKAVNMGLQEAKAGRNIPKLAADLPDIGQVAKGTPLALSQSARAGFIGLNALFIGLDVLFICKDGMSLAKGSKNEVAQLIRSRSALWLSEVNAWEKIHDHLCEAMSSFNKNRDILEQPFHP, from the exons ATGGGGTCCACAATCAG agAGAAACTGCAGGAGCAGCTGGGCGAGTACATCTCAGACACTCTCAAATACTCTGAAACTGTGAAGGAGTTTTGTGACGGAGAATCAAAATGGACCTTGCAGAGAGAGACCGAGCTCGATATGATGAGAGACATCAAAGACCGGGCCGATCAAATCACTCTGAAGTTCGACCATGTTCAGAAGGCTGAGGACAAGGCCAAAGCTTTGGGCGAGTACATGTGGAGCGGCCTGACCCAGGTTACAGCAGATTCCAGGAAGCAGGAGCTGGAGAAGGAGCTTGGAGAAGTTCTGAAGAACACTTTAGAAGGACTGGAGAAACTCCAACACTTCCTGGATGCAGTGGAGAAGCTAGCCGTCACCTCACTGTTCGTCTTCATGGGCGAGAGCTTCATGCCAAAAGGAGTGAGTTCCATGTCCGTACGTTCAGTGATCTCTGCAGCCAGAATCGTGTCTCCGCTCCTCATCCACTTCAAGAGAGACGCTGGAGCTTTCTTCCTGCCGAGCCTCAGCAATGTGGAAGTCCTGGCCTTTCAGCTGGACAAATACATCCGCATCACTCAGCAGATCTGTGCAAAGATGGAGAAAAA ATCCAAGAGCGTTTCATGTTATGAAGGTGCTCATGA ATGGAAAAATGGGAAATCTTCACTAAAGTTTAATTTGAACATGAGTGAGGAGTCTTTGCAGAAACTGTATGACCATTTAGTCCAGCTAACCAAAATCAG gatgGACGAGTCCTTCAGGCTGACTTTCCTATTCGATGTGAAGGCACAAGACTTCATCTTTATATTCAGTGAGCGCCACTCCAGAATGCTCGAGTTTCTGGCTGATTTAGAGAAGGCTGCAGTGGAGCTGGACAAGATGAAGAAGGGCTCCAACATCTCCACTGTGGCTGGAAGTTCAGTCGGTATTGCAGGAGGTGTTTTGTCCATCGTAGGTTTAGCTCTTGCTCCCGTCACTGCAGGTGTATCTCTGGCCCTCACACTCACAGGCGTTGGTCTCGGAGTCACCAGTGGTGTTAATGGCATTGTGACAGGCATCACTGAAATGGCAGTCAACAGTCATCATGGGAAAAATGCCAACAACATCTTCGTCAGGTTTATGGAAGACGTGCAGAAGATCCTAGATTGTATGGAAGAAGTGGCCAGCAGTGAGGGTCCAGCAGCAGCTCCTCATGGTGTCACCACAGCCGTTGAAGTTGGGAAACTGGCCTCACGTGCCGGAGCTGTAGGAAAAGGTATTGATGCTATTGTGGATGGAGCTTCGGCTGTAAAAGCTCTCAGAAGTGAGGTGGTGATTGCAAAGGCAGTTAATATGGGGCTTCAGGAAGCTAAAGCAGGTCGGAACATCCCAAAACTGGCTGCAGATCTTCCTGACATTGGGCAGGTGGCTAAAGGAACTCCTCTGGCCCTTTCACAGTCAGCCAGGGCGGGGTTCATCGGCTTAAATGCCCTCTTTATCGGTCTGGATGTTCTGTTTATCTGCAAAGACGGCATGAGTCTGGCCAAAGGAAGCAAAAATGAAGTGGCTCAGCTCATTCGCTCCAGATCAGCTCTGTGGCTTTCAGAAGTGAACGCATGGGAGAAGATCCATGACCATCTGTGTGAAGCAATGTCAAGCTTTAACAAGAATCGGGATATTCTAGAGCAGCCTTTCCACCCTTAA
- the LOC113523787 gene encoding uncharacterized protein LOC113523787 produces MASTIREKLQEQLCEYILNTLKYTETVKEFWVREPKWTLQRERELDKMTKIKDQADQITLKFQHVQKAKNKAKALGDFMHSGLIQFTATSGKQKLEKELGEVLKNTLEGLEKLQHFLDAVEKLAVTSLFVFMSDSFMPEGVSSMSVRSVISAARIVSPLLIHFKRDAEAFFLLSLSNVDVLAFQLDRYIRITQQICEKMEKKSKCITGSGGVHEWKNGKSSLKFNLNMSEESVQELYDHLLQLTEIRMDESFRLTFLFATNSQHFINLFSERRPRMLQFLSDLEEAAVQLDKMKKGSNISTVAGSSVGIAGGVLSIVGLALAPVTAGVSLALTLTGAGLGVTSGVNGIVTGITEIAVNSHQRKNAKKLFIRFMEDIQKILDCMEEVASSDGAVEGANDVNMVVEFRKLASRAGAVGKGIDAIVDGVSAVKALRSEEVIAKAVNLGLQEAKAGQTIPKLAADLPDIGQVAKGTPLALSQSARAGFIGLNALFIGVDVLFICKSSISLAKGSKNEVAQLIRSRSVLWRSEVEAWEKIHYHLCKGISGFYKNREILEQHFHI; encoded by the exons ATGGCTTCCACAATCAG agAGAAACTGCAGGAGCAACTGTGTGAGTACATCTTAAACACTCTCAAATACACTGAAACTGTGAAGGAGTTTTGGGTCCGAGAACCAAAATGGAccttacagagagagagagagctcgaTAAGATGACAAAAATCAAAGATCAGGCCGATCAAATCACTCTGAAGTTTCAACATGTTCAGAAGGCTAAGAACAAGGCCAAAGCTTTGGGTGACTTCATGCACAGTGGCCTCATTCAGTTTACAGCAACTTCCGGGAAGCAAAAGCTAGAGAAGGAGCTTGGAGAAGTTCTGAAGAACACTTTAGAAGGACTGGAGAAACTCCAACACTTCCTGGATGCAGTGGAGAAGCTAGCCGTCACCTCACTGTTCGTCTTCATGAGCGACAGCTTCATGCCAGAGGGAGTGAGCTCCATGTCCGTACGTTCAGTGATCTCTGCAGCCAGAATCGTGTCTCCGCTCCTCATCCACTTCAAGAGAGACGCAGAAGCTTTCTTCCTGCTGAGCCTCAGCAATGTGGATGTTCTGGCCTTCCAGCTGGATAGATACATCCGCATCACTCAGCAGATCTGTGAGAAGATGGAGAAAAA ATCCAAGTGCATAACAGGCTCTGGAGGTGTTCATGA ATGGAAAAATGGGAAATCTTCACTGAAATTTAACTTGAACATGAGTGAGGAGTCTGTGCAGGAACTGTATGACCATTTACTCCAGCTAACCGAAATCAG GATGGACGAGTCCTTCAGGCTGACGTTCCTATTTGCTACAAACTCACAGcacttcattaatttattcagtGAGCGCCGCCCGAGAATGCTTCAGTTCCTGTCTGATTTAGAGGAAGCTGCAGTTCAGCTGGACAAGATGAAGAAGGGCTCCAACATCTCCACTGTGGCTGGAAGTTCAGTTGGTATTGCAGGAGGTGTTTTGTCCATCGTAGGTTTAGCTCTTGCTCCTGTCACTGCAGGTGTATCTTTGGCCCTCACACTCACAGGTGCTGGTCTCGGAGTCACCAGTGGTGTTAATGGCATTGTGACAGGCATCACTGAAATCGCAGTCAACAGTCATCAAAGGAAAAATGCCAAGAAGCTATTCATCAGATTTATGGAAGACATACAGAAAATCCTAGATTGTATGGAAGAAGTGGCCAGCAGTGATGGTGCTGTAGAAGGAGCTAATGATGTTAACATGGTAGTTGAATTTAGGAAACTGGCCTCACGTGCCGGAGCTGTAGGAAAAGGTATTGATGCTATTGTGGATGGAGTTTCAGCTGTAAAAGCTCTCAGAAGTGAGGAGGTGATTGCAAAGGCAGTTAATCTGGGGCTTCAGGAAGCTAAAGCAGGTCAGACCATCCCAAAACTGGCTGCAGATCTTCCTGACATTGGGCAGGTGGCTAAAGGAACTCCTCTGGCCCTTTCACAGTCAGCCAGGGCAGGGTTCATCGGCTTAAATGCCCTCTTTATCGGTGTAGATGTTTTGTTCATCTGTAAAAGTAGTATTAGTCTGGCCAAAGGGAGCAAAAATGAAGTGGCTCAGCTCATTCGCTCCAGATCAGTTCTGTGGCGCTCAGAGGTGGAGGCCTGGGAGAAGATCCATTACCATCTGTGTAAAGGAATCTCAGGGTTTTACAAGAATCGGGAAATTCTAGAGcagcattttcacatttaa
- the LOC113523762 gene encoding apolipoprotein L2 has product MDRKLREKLQEQLGKYILDTLKYSETVKEFCDRESKWTLQREKERDMIRDIKDRADQITMKFDHVQKAEDKAKALGEYMWSGLTQVTADSRRQGLEKELGKVLNNTLKGLEKLQHFLDAVEKLAVTSLFVFMDESFMPKGVSSMSVRSVISAARIVSPLLIHFKRDAGAFFLPSLSNVDVLAFQLDKYITKTKEICEKMEEGWKNGKSSLKFNLNMSEESVQELYYHLLQLTEVRMDESFRLTFLFGANSQHFINLFSERRPRMLQYLSDLEKAAVQLDKMKKGSNISTVAGSSVGATGGVLSIVGLALAPVTAGVSLALTLTGVGLGVTSGVNSLVTGITEMAVNDCQGEKANDIFIRFMKDVQKILDFMEDVASSEGPAAAPHGVTTAFKVGKLAICARAVVKGIDAIVDGVSAVKALRSEEVIAKAVNLGLHEAKAGRNIPKLAADLPDIGQVAKGTPLALSKSARAGFIGLNALFIGVDVLFICNSSISLAKGSKNEVAQLIRSRSALWRSEVEAWEKIHYHLCKGISTFGKNWKILEQHFHI; this is encoded by the exons ATGGATCGCAAGTTAAG AGAGAAACTGCAGGAGCAGCTGGGCAAGTACATCTTAGACACTCTCAAATACTCTGAAACGGTGAAGGAGTTTTGTGACAGAGAATCAAAATGGACcttgcagagagagaaagagcgtgATATGATCAGAGACATCAAAGACCGGGCCGATCAAATCACTATGAAGTTCGACCATGTTCAGAAGGCTGAGGACAAGGCCAAAGCTTTGGGCGAGTACATGTGGAGCGGCCTGACCCAGGTTACAGCAGATTCCAGAAGGCAGGGGCTGGAGAAGGAGCTTGGAAAAGTTCTGAACAACACTTTAAAAGGACTGGAGAAACTCCAACACTTCCTGGATGCAGTGGAGAAGCTAGCCGTCACCTCACTGTTCGTCTTCATGGACGAGAGCTTCATGCCAAAGGGAGTGAGCTCCATGTCCGTACGTTCAGTGATCTCTGCAGCCAGAATCGTGTCTCCGCTCCTCATCCACTTCAAGAGAGACGCCGGAGCTTTCTTCCTGCCGAGCCTCAGCAATGTGGATGTTCTGGCCTTCCAGCTGGACAAATACATCACCAAGACAAAGGAGATCTGTGAAAAGATGGAGGAAGG ATGGAAAAATGGGAAATCTTCACTGAAATTTAATTTGAACATGAGTGAGGAGTCTGTGCAGGAACTGTATTACCATTTACTCCAGCTAACCGAAGTCAG GATGGACGAGTCCTTCAGGCTGACGTTCCTATTTGGTGCAAACTCACAGcacttcattaatttattcagtGAGCGCCGCCCGAGAATGCTTCAGTACCTGTCTGATTTAGAGAAGGCTGCAGTTCAGCTGGACAAGATGAAGAAGGGCTCCAACATCTCCACTGTAGCTGGAAGTTCAGTCGGTGCTACAGGAGGTGTTTTGTCTATCGTAGGTTTAGCTCTTGCTCCTGTCACTGCAGGTGTATCTTTGGCCCTCACACTCACAGGCGTTGGTCTCGGAGTCACCAGTGGTGTCAACAGCCTCGTTACAGGCATCACTGAAATGGCAGTCAATGATTGTCAAGGGGAAAAGGCCAATGACATCTTCATCAGATTTATGAAAGACGTGCAGAAGATCCTAGATTTCATGGAAGATGTGGCCAGCAGTGAGGGTCCAGCAGCAGCTCCTCATGGTGTCACCACAGCCTTTAAAGTGGGGAAACTGGCCATTTGCGCCAGAGCTGTAGTAAAAGGTATTGATGCTATTGTGGATGGAGTTTCAGCTGTAAAAGCTCTCAGAAGTGAGGAGGTGATTGCAAAGGCAGTTAATCTAGGGCTTCATGAAGCTAAAGCAGGTCGGAACATCCCAAAACTGGCTGCAGATCTTCCTGACATTGGGCAGGTGGCTAAAGGAACTCCTCTGGCCCTTTCAAAGTCAGCCAGGGCAGGGTTCATCGGCTTAAATGCCCTCTTTATCGGTGTAGATGTTTTGTTCATctgtaatagtagtattagtcTGGCCAAAGGGAGCAAAAATGAAGTGGCTCAGCTCATTCGCTCCAGATCAGCTCTGTGGCGCTCAGAGGTGGAGGCCTGGGAGAAGATCCATTACCATCTGTGTAAAGGAATCTCAACATTTGGCAAGAATTGGAAAATTCTAGAGcagcattttcacatttaa